The Pseudomonas sp. TH06 genome has a window encoding:
- the truB gene encoding tRNA pseudouridine(55) synthase TruB, whose translation MAQVKRIRRNVSGIILLDKPLGFTSNAALQKVRWLLNAEKAGHTGSLDPLASGVLPLCFGEATKFSQYLLDSDKAYETLAQLGKTTTTADAEGEVLLERPVTVGRADVEAVLPKFRGQISQIPPMYSALKRDGQPLYKLARAGEVVEREPRSVTIARLELLAFEGDTARLAVDCSKGTYIRTLVEDIGEQLGCGAYVAELRRTQAGPFTLAQTVTLEELEAVHAEGGNEAVDRFLMPSDSGLQDWPLLHFSEASAFYWLNGQPVRAPDAPKFGMVRVQDHNGRFIGIGEVSEDGRIAPRRLIRSE comes from the coding sequence GTGGCTCAGGTCAAACGTATCCGTCGTAACGTCAGTGGCATCATCCTGCTCGACAAGCCGCTGGGGTTCACCTCCAACGCCGCGTTGCAAAAGGTTCGCTGGCTGCTCAACGCCGAGAAGGCCGGGCACACCGGCAGTCTCGACCCGCTGGCCAGCGGCGTGTTGCCGCTGTGCTTCGGTGAGGCAACCAAGTTCTCGCAATACCTGCTCGATTCCGACAAGGCTTATGAAACCCTGGCGCAACTGGGCAAGACCACCACCACGGCCGATGCCGAAGGTGAGGTTTTGCTGGAACGCCCGGTGACCGTTGGTCGCGCCGATGTCGAGGCGGTTCTGCCGAAATTTCGTGGCCAAATCAGTCAGATACCGCCGATGTACTCGGCGCTCAAGCGTGATGGCCAGCCGCTGTACAAGCTGGCCCGTGCAGGTGAAGTAGTGGAGCGCGAACCGCGTTCTGTTACTATTGCGCGCTTGGAATTACTGGCCTTCGAAGGCGATACTGCGCGGCTCGCGGTGGATTGCAGCAAAGGCACCTATATCCGCACCCTGGTGGAGGATATCGGTGAGCAACTCGGTTGTGGTGCGTACGTCGCAGAATTGCGCCGTACCCAGGCCGGGCCTTTCACCCTGGCGCAAACCGTGACCCTCGAAGAGCTGGAAGCGGTACATGCCGAAGGCGGCAACGAAGCGGTCGACCGCTTCCTGATGCCATCGGACAGCGGCCTGCAGGATTGGCCGCTGCTGCACTTCTCGGAAGCGAGCGCGTTCTACTGGCTCAACGGCCAGCCGGTACGTGCTCCGGATGCTCCGAAGTTCGGCATGGTACGGGTACAGGATCACAATGGTCGCTTCATCGGTATCGGTGAAGTGAGCGAAGACGGGCGCATCGCGCCACGTCGCTTGATTCGGTCAGAATGA
- the rbfA gene encoding 30S ribosome-binding factor RbfA, producing MAKEYSRTQRIGDQMQRELAQLIRREVKDPRVGLVTITAVEVSRDVGHAKIFITVMGQDNAEDIAQSIKVLNAAAGFLRMQLAREMKLRSVPQLHFHYDESVVRGAHLSALIERAVAEDNQHPVAAEPEDTKE from the coding sequence ATGGCAAAAGAATACAGCCGTACCCAACGTATCGGCGATCAGATGCAGCGCGAGCTGGCCCAGCTGATCCGTCGTGAAGTCAAAGATCCGCGCGTCGGCCTGGTCACCATTACCGCTGTGGAAGTCAGCCGTGACGTCGGTCACGCGAAGATTTTCATCACCGTGATGGGGCAGGACAACGCCGAAGACATCGCGCAAAGCATCAAGGTACTGAATGCCGCCGCAGGTTTCCTGCGTATGCAGCTTGCCCGCGAAATGAAGCTGCGCAGCGTGCCGCAATTGCACTTCCACTACGACGAATCCGTCGTGCGTGGTGCGCATCTGTCGGCCCTGATCGAGCGCGCCGTGGCTGAAGACAATCAGCATCCGGTGGCCGCTGAACCTGAAGACACCAAGGAGTAA
- the infB gene encoding translation initiation factor IF-2, whose translation MTQVTVKQLADEVKTPVERLLQQMREAGLPHTAAEENVTDSEKQSLLTHLKSSHKAKVEEPRKITLQRKTTSTLRVAGSKSISVEVRKKKVFVQRSPEEIEAERKRELDERRAVENAARQKAEEEAKQRAEEEARRQPAAAQTASSDAVAAPAAAAEPVRESAPVVAAAPAPSADVRNKQNEQRRPDKPRADDNNRRSGGGDGERKNAPHRASVKEKAPAPRVAPRTTDEESDGFRRGGRGKAKLKKRNAHGFQSPTGPVVRDVQIGETITVGDLANQMSVKAAEIIKFMFKLGTPATINQVLDQETAQLVAEELGHKVTLVSDTALEDSLAESLKFEGESFSRAPVVTVMGHVDHGKTSLLDYIRRAKVAAGEAGGITQHIGAYHVETERGMVTFLDTPGHAAFTAMRARGAKATDIVILVVAADDGVMPQTIEAVQHAVAAGVPLVVAVNKIDKPGADLDRIRSELSVHGVTSEEWGGDTPFVPVSAKVGTGVDELLEAVLLQAEVLELKATPSAPGRGVVVESRLDKGRGPVATVLVQDGTLRQGDMVLVGSNYGRVRAMLDENGKPIKEAGPSIPVEILGLDGTPDAGDEMSVVADEKKAREVALFRQGKFREVKLARAHAGKLENIFENMGQAEKKTLNIVLKSDVRGSLEALNGALNGLGNDEVQVRVVGGGVGGITESDANLALASNAVLFGFNVRADAGARKIVEQEGLDMRYYNVIYDIIEDVKKALTGMLGSDVRENILGIAEVRDVFRSPKFGAIAGCMVIEGVVHRNRPIRVLREDIVIFEGELESLRRFKDDASEVRAGMECGIGVKSYNDVKVGDKIEVFEKVQVARSL comes from the coding sequence ATGACGCAAGTCACGGTGAAACAACTGGCCGATGAGGTCAAAACACCGGTAGAGCGCCTGTTGCAGCAGATGCGTGAGGCAGGTCTGCCGCACACCGCCGCCGAAGAAAATGTGACTGACAGTGAGAAGCAGTCCCTGCTGACTCACTTGAAAAGCAGCCACAAGGCGAAAGTGGAAGAACCACGCAAGATCACGCTGCAGCGTAAAACCACCAGCACCCTGCGTGTGGCTGGTAGCAAAAGCATCAGCGTAGAAGTTCGCAAAAAGAAAGTTTTCGTACAGCGTAGCCCGGAAGAAATCGAAGCCGAACGCAAGCGTGAACTGGATGAGCGTCGCGCAGTAGAAAATGCTGCCCGTCAGAAGGCTGAAGAAGAAGCCAAGCAGCGCGCCGAAGAAGAAGCGCGCCGCCAGCCTGCTGCTGCGCAAACCGCTTCCAGCGACGCAGTTGCGGCGCCGGCTGCAGCTGCCGAACCAGTACGCGAAAGCGCACCGGTGGTTGCCGCTGCTCCAGCACCGTCTGCTGACGTTCGCAACAAGCAGAACGAACAGCGCCGTCCGGACAAACCACGTGCCGACGACAACAATCGTCGCAGTGGCGGTGGTGATGGCGAGCGTAAAAACGCTCCGCATCGCGCATCGGTCAAAGAGAAAGCGCCAGCGCCACGCGTTGCGCCACGTACTACCGACGAAGAAAGCGATGGCTTCCGTCGTGGTGGTCGCGGCAAGGCCAAGCTGAAGAAGCGCAATGCCCACGGTTTCCAGAGCCCAACCGGCCCTGTCGTGCGTGATGTGCAGATCGGCGAGACCATCACTGTTGGCGATCTCGCCAATCAGATGTCGGTCAAGGCTGCTGAAATCATCAAGTTCATGTTCAAACTGGGTACTCCAGCGACCATCAACCAGGTGCTTGATCAGGAAACTGCTCAACTGGTAGCCGAAGAACTGGGCCACAAAGTGACCCTGGTCAGCGACACCGCCCTGGAAGATTCCCTGGCCGAGTCCCTGAAGTTTGAAGGTGAGTCGTTCTCCCGTGCACCAGTCGTGACTGTAATGGGCCACGTTGACCACGGTAAGACTTCCCTGCTCGACTACATCCGTCGTGCCAAGGTAGCTGCTGGCGAAGCCGGTGGTATCACTCAGCACATCGGTGCGTACCACGTTGAAACCGAACGCGGCATGGTTACCTTCCTCGACACCCCGGGTCACGCTGCGTTTACCGCAATGCGTGCTCGTGGTGCCAAGGCGACCGACATCGTGATCCTGGTAGTTGCAGCGGACGACGGCGTGATGCCGCAGACCATTGAAGCTGTTCAGCACGCTGTAGCGGCTGGCGTTCCACTGGTTGTTGCAGTGAACAAGATCGACAAGCCGGGCGCTGATCTCGATCGCATCCGTAGCGAACTGTCGGTTCATGGCGTGACTTCGGAAGAGTGGGGCGGTGATACGCCGTTCGTACCGGTTTCGGCGAAAGTCGGTACTGGCGTGGACGAGCTGCTCGAAGCTGTTCTGCTGCAAGCTGAAGTTCTCGAACTGAAAGCAACTCCTTCGGCTCCTGGCCGTGGTGTTGTGGTTGAATCGCGTCTCGACAAAGGTCGTGGCCCGGTTGCAACCGTTCTGGTTCAAGACGGTACACTGCGTCAAGGCGACATGGTTCTGGTCGGTTCGAACTATGGCCGCGTTCGCGCCATGCTCGACGAGAACGGCAAGCCAATCAAGGAAGCCGGTCCTTCCATCCCTGTCGAGATCCTCGGCCTGGACGGTACCCCGGACGCTGGCGACGAGATGAGCGTGGTTGCCGACGAGAAGAAAGCCCGTGAAGTGGCTCTGTTCCGTCAAGGCAAGTTCCGCGAAGTCAAACTGGCTCGCGCTCACGCCGGCAAGCTGGAAAATATCTTCGAAAACATGGGTCAGGCAGAGAAGAAGACGCTCAACATCGTCCTCAAATCCGACGTCCGTGGTTCGCTGGAAGCGTTGAACGGTGCCTTGAATGGCCTGGGCAACGACGAAGTGCAAGTGCGCGTAGTCGGCGGCGGTGTCGGTGGTATCACCGAGTCCGACGCTAACCTGGCACTGGCTTCCAACGCTGTACTGTTCGGCTTCAACGTGCGTGCCGATGCTGGCGCACGGAAGATCGTCGAGCAGGAAGGTCTGGATATGCGTTACTACAACGTGATCTACGACATCATCGAAGACGTCAAGAAAGCCCTGACCGGTATGCTCGGCAGCGATGTTCGCGAGAACATCCTGGGTATCGCCGAAGTGCGTGACGTGTTCCGTTCGCCGAAGTTTGGCGCGATCGCTGGCTGCATGGTGATCGAAGGTGTTGTGCACCGTAACCGTCCGATCCGTGTACTGCGTGAAGACATCGTTATCTTCGAAGGCGAGCTGGAATCCCTGCGCCGCTTCAAGGATGACGCTTCCGAAGTACGTGCCGGCATGGAATGCGGTATCGGCGTGAAGAGCTACAACGACGTCAAAGTCGGTGACAAGATCGAAGTCTTCGAGAAGGTTCAGGTTGCTCGCAGCCTCTAA
- the nusA gene encoding transcription termination factor NusA yields MSKEVLLVVESVSNEKGVPASVIFEALELALATATKKRFEDEVDLRVEINRHTGSYETFRRWTVVEENDLDDPAIETWPTKVAETHPGAKVGDVVEEKIESIEFGRIAAQTAKQVIVQKVREAERAQVVDAYRERLGEIISGTVKKVTRDNVIVDLGNNAEALLAREDIISRETFRVGVRLRALLKEIRTENRGPQLILSRTAPEMLIELFRIEVPEIAEGLIEVMAASRDPGSRAKIAVRSKDKRIDPQGACIGMRGSRVQAVSGELGGERVDIVLWDDNPAQFVINAMSPAEVAAIIVDEDAHAMDIAVGADNLAQAIGRGGQNVRLASQLTGWTLNVMTESDIQAKQQAETGDILRNFIDELEVDEDLAQVLVDEGFTSLEEIAYVPLEEMLNIDGFDEDTVNELRARAKDRLLTKAIATEEKLADAHPAEDLLSLEGMDKDLAMELAVRGVITREDLAEQSIDDLLDIDGIDDDRAGKLIMAARAHWFE; encoded by the coding sequence ATGAGCAAAGAAGTACTGCTGGTTGTTGAGTCGGTATCCAATGAAAAGGGCGTACCGGCAAGCGTAATTTTTGAAGCGCTGGAGCTGGCTCTGGCCACTGCTACCAAAAAGCGTTTTGAGGACGAAGTTGACCTGCGTGTGGAAATTAACCGCCACACCGGTTCTTACGAAACTTTCCGTCGCTGGACGGTCGTCGAAGAGAACGATCTCGACGATCCGGCCATCGAAACCTGGCCTACCAAAGTTGCCGAAACGCATCCTGGTGCCAAGGTTGGCGACGTCGTTGAAGAAAAAATCGAATCCATCGAGTTCGGCCGCATTGCTGCACAGACTGCCAAGCAAGTCATCGTGCAGAAAGTGCGTGAAGCCGAGCGCGCTCAAGTGGTCGACGCTTATCGCGAGCGCCTGGGAGAAATCATCTCCGGCACCGTGAAAAAAGTCACCCGCGACAACGTGATCGTCGATCTGGGTAACAACGCTGAAGCGTTGCTGGCCCGTGAAGACATCATCTCTCGCGAAACCTTCCGTGTCGGCGTGCGTCTGCGTGCGCTGCTCAAGGAAATCCGCACTGAGAACCGCGGCCCGCAGCTGATCCTGTCGCGTACCGCGCCGGAAATGCTGATCGAGCTGTTCCGCATCGAAGTGCCGGAAATTGCCGAAGGTCTGATCGAAGTAATGGCAGCGTCCCGTGATCCGGGTTCGCGCGCCAAGATCGCCGTGCGCTCCAAGGACAAACGCATCGACCCGCAGGGCGCTTGCATCGGTATGCGCGGTTCGCGCGTCCAGGCAGTGTCGGGTGAGTTGGGTGGTGAGCGTGTGGACATCGTCCTTTGGGATGACAACCCGGCTCAGTTCGTGATCAACGCCATGTCCCCGGCCGAGGTTGCGGCAATTATCGTTGACGAAGATGCCCATGCAATGGACATCGCCGTTGGCGCAGACAATCTGGCTCAGGCCATCGGTCGTGGTGGTCAGAACGTGCGTCTGGCGAGCCAGTTGACTGGCTGGACCCTGAACGTGATGACCGAATCGGACATCCAGGCTAAGCAGCAAGCAGAAACCGGCGACATCCTGCGCAACTTCATCGACGAGCTGGAAGTCGACGAAGACCTGGCACAGGTGCTGGTAGATGAAGGCTTCACCAGCCTGGAAGAGATTGCCTACGTACCGTTGGAAGAAATGCTCAACATCGACGGCTTTGACGAAGATACCGTCAACGAGCTTCGCGCTCGTGCCAAGGATCGTTTGTTGACCAAAGCCATCGCTACTGAGGAAAAGCTGGCAGACGCCCATCCGGCCGAAGACCTGCTCTCGCTTGAGGGTATGGACAAGGATTTGGCGATGGAACTGGCGGTGCGCGGCGTAATTACCCGCGAAGACCTGGCCGAGCAGTCTATTGACGACCTGCTCGACATCGACGGCATTGACGATGATCGTGCCGGCAAGTTGATCATGGCCGCCCGAGCCCACTGGTTCGAGTAA
- the rimP gene encoding ribosome maturation factor RimP, with the protein MSSKLEELQALLAPVVVALGYECWGIEFSAQGRHSMLRVYIDKEGGVLVDDCAIVSRQISGVLDVEDPISVEYTLEVSSPGMERPLFTLEQFAKFAGEQVKIKLRSPFEGRRNFQGLLRGVEEQDVVVQVDDHEFLLPIDMIDKANIIPSFD; encoded by the coding sequence GTGTCGAGCAAGCTAGAAGAGTTGCAGGCCTTGCTGGCCCCGGTGGTCGTGGCCCTGGGCTATGAATGCTGGGGTATCGAGTTTTCGGCTCAGGGTCGTCACTCGATGTTGCGCGTTTATATCGATAAAGAGGGCGGCGTGCTGGTGGACGATTGCGCCATTGTCAGCCGTCAGATCAGCGGTGTACTGGATGTTGAAGATCCTATCTCCGTTGAATACACCCTCGAAGTTTCCTCGCCTGGCATGGAGCGCCCGCTGTTCACTCTTGAGCAGTTTGCAAAATTTGCCGGTGAACAAGTGAAGATCAAGCTGCGCTCGCCTTTTGAAGGTCGACGCAACTTTCAGGGCCTTCTGCGCGGTGTAGAAGAACAGGATGTCGTGGTGCAGGTAGATGACCATGAGTTCCTGTTGCCGATCGATATGATCGACAAGGCCAACATTATTCCCAGTTTTGACTGA
- the secG gene encoding preprotein translocase subunit SecG gives MLETVVVVFHLLGALGVVALVLLQQGKGADAGASFGAGASNTVFGSQGSSTFLSKFTAILAAGFFITSLGLGYFAKEKAHQLTQAGLPNPAVLEVPKQQQPASDDVPVLQEQKSATPATDVPPAQEQK, from the coding sequence ATGCTGGAAACAGTCGTAGTCGTTTTTCATCTGCTGGGTGCATTGGGCGTAGTTGCTCTGGTTTTGCTGCAGCAGGGTAAGGGTGCGGACGCTGGCGCGTCTTTCGGAGCAGGTGCTTCAAATACTGTGTTCGGAAGCCAAGGTTCCTCTACCTTTCTTAGTAAGTTTACTGCTATACTTGCCGCCGGTTTCTTCATAACCAGCTTAGGGTTAGGTTACTTTGCTAAAGAGAAGGCTCATCAGCTGACTCAAGCAGGATTGCCAAACCCAGCAGTGTTGGAAGTACCTAAGCAACAACAACCGGCTTCTGATGATGTCCCGGTGCTTCAAGAGCAAAAGTCGGCTACTCCAGCGACTGACGTACCTCCAGCTCAAGAGCAGAAGTAA
- the tpiA gene encoding triose-phosphate isomerase yields MRRPMVAGNWKMHGTRASVAELINGLRHLALPSGVDVAVFPPCLYINQVIDGLKGKSISVGAQNSAVESMQGALTGEIAPSQLVDAGCSLVLVGHSERRQIMGERDGMLNRKFAAAQACGLIPVLCVGETLEQREAGKTLEVVGRQLGSIIEELGVGAFAKAVIAYEPVWAIGTGLTATPQQAQDVHKAIREQLAAENSEVARGVRLLYGGSVKAANAVELFGMPDIDGGLIGGASLNADEFGAICRAAGN; encoded by the coding sequence ATGCGTCGCCCTATGGTAGCTGGTAACTGGAAGATGCACGGTACCCGCGCCAGCGTCGCTGAGCTGATCAACGGCCTTCGTCATCTGGCCTTGCCAAGCGGTGTTGATGTCGCGGTATTCCCGCCTTGCTTGTATATCAATCAAGTGATTGATGGCCTGAAAGGTAAATCGATTTCGGTCGGTGCGCAGAATTCTGCGGTGGAATCCATGCAAGGTGCATTGACCGGTGAAATAGCGCCGAGTCAGTTGGTGGATGCAGGTTGTTCCCTGGTGCTTGTAGGGCACTCCGAACGCCGTCAGATAATGGGCGAGCGAGACGGAATGCTGAATCGCAAGTTCGCAGCGGCACAGGCATGTGGCTTGATTCCGGTGTTGTGTGTAGGGGAGACCCTTGAGCAGCGTGAAGCCGGGAAAACTCTTGAGGTTGTCGGGCGTCAGCTGGGCAGCATCATCGAGGAGCTGGGTGTTGGTGCTTTTGCCAAGGCAGTCATAGCTTACGAGCCGGTCTGGGCAATTGGTACCGGACTGACTGCAACGCCGCAGCAGGCTCAGGATGTGCATAAGGCCATTCGTGAGCAGTTGGCGGCAGAGAATTCTGAAGTCGCACGAGGTGTGCGGCTTCTATACGGCGGCAGCGTGAAGGCGGCCAATGCGGTCGAACTGTTCGGCATGCCGGATATCGATGGGGGGCTCATTGGTGGAGCTTCCCTGAATGCAGATGAGTTCGGTGCGATCTGTCGCGCCGCGGGAAACTGA
- the glmM gene encoding phosphoglucosamine mutase, translating to MSKKYFGTDGIRGRVGEYPITPDFMLKLGWAAGMAFRKMGACKVLVGKDTRISGYMFESALEAGLTSAGADVMLLGPMPTPAIAYLSRTFQAEAGIVISASHNPHDDNGIKFFSGKGTKLPDELELMIEELLDAPMTVVESSKIGKVSRINDASGRYIEFCKSSVPTGTSFSGLKIVIDCAHGATYKVAPSVFRELGADVVVLSAQPNGLNINDNCGSTHMGQLQAAVLAEHADLGIAFDGDGDRVLMVDHTGAIVDGDELLFIIARDLHERGKLQGGVVGTLMSNLGLELALAELSIPFIRANVGDRYVIAELLERNWLVGGENSGHIVCFNHTTTGDAIIAALQVLMALKTRNEGLAQTRQALRKCPQVLINVRFGGGESPLEHPAVKEASARVTQAMAGRGRVLLRKSGTEPLVRVMVEGEDETQVRSYAEELAKLVTEVSA from the coding sequence ATGAGCAAGAAATACTTTGGTACTGACGGCATTCGTGGTCGAGTCGGTGAATACCCGATTACTCCTGACTTCATGCTCAAGCTCGGTTGGGCTGCCGGCATGGCGTTCCGCAAGATGGGTGCCTGCAAGGTGCTGGTCGGCAAGGACACTCGAATTTCCGGCTACATGTTCGAATCGGCCCTTGAGGCTGGCCTGACATCGGCGGGCGCCGACGTGATGCTGCTCGGTCCGATGCCGACACCTGCGATCGCTTACCTGTCGCGAACGTTTCAGGCTGAGGCGGGTATCGTGATCAGCGCTTCGCACAATCCGCATGACGATAACGGCATCAAGTTTTTCTCGGGTAAAGGCACCAAGCTGCCGGACGAGCTGGAACTGATGATTGAAGAGCTGCTGGATGCGCCAATGACCGTGGTCGAGTCGAGCAAGATCGGCAAGGTCTCGCGAATCAACGATGCCTCCGGCCGCTACATTGAATTCTGCAAAAGCAGTGTGCCAACCGGTACCAGTTTTTCCGGCCTCAAGATCGTTATCGATTGTGCTCATGGCGCGACTTATAAAGTAGCGCCGAGCGTTTTCCGTGAGCTTGGTGCGGACGTTGTTGTCTTGTCGGCGCAGCCAAACGGTCTGAACATCAATGATAACTGTGGCTCGACCCACATGGGGCAGTTGCAGGCAGCAGTGCTGGCTGAGCACGCTGACCTCGGTATCGCTTTTGATGGTGATGGTGATCGGGTTCTGATGGTCGATCACACGGGTGCCATCGTCGATGGTGATGAGCTGCTGTTTATCATTGCTCGTGATCTGCATGAGCGAGGAAAGCTTCAGGGGGGCGTCGTTGGCACTCTGATGAGCAATCTCGGTCTGGAGTTAGCGCTTGCCGAACTTTCGATTCCATTTATTCGCGCCAATGTGGGCGACCGTTATGTGATTGCCGAATTGCTTGAGCGCAACTGGCTGGTCGGCGGTGAGAACTCGGGGCACATCGTTTGCTTCAATCATACGACGACGGGCGACGCGATCATCGCTGCGCTGCAAGTGCTGATGGCACTGAAGACGCGTAATGAAGGTCTGGCACAAACCCGTCAGGCGTTGCGCAAGTGTCCTCAGGTCCTGATCAATGTACGTTTCGGCGGCGGCGAAAGCCCGCTGGAGCATCCGGCTGTCAAGGAAGCCAGCGCGCGCGTTACCCAGGCAATGGCGGGGCGTGGGCGGGTGCTTTTGCGCAAGTCCGGTACAGAGCCTCTGGTGCGTGTGATGGTCGAAGGCGAGGACGAAACTCAGGTTCGCAGCTATGCCGAAGAACTGGCAAAACTGGTAACTGAAGTTTCTGCCTGA
- the folP gene encoding dihydropteroate synthase: protein MTSVQSLTRLPCGNRVLDLAHTHVMGILNVTPDSFSDGGRYSQLDAALRHAEAMVVAGATLIDVGGESTRPGARAVSPLEELERVAPIVELINRELDVIISVDTSTPAVMRETARLGAGLINDVRSLQRDGALDAAAATGLPVCLMHMLGEPGDMQDNPQYQNVTQEVSEFLAERMARCALAGIPAERIILDPGFGFAKTLQHNLSLFKHMEALHALGRPLLVGVSRKSMIGHALNRPVGERLHGGLALAALASVKGARILRVHDVAETVDVVRMIAAVESAE, encoded by the coding sequence ATGACTTCTGTACAGTCCCTGACCCGGTTGCCTTGCGGCAACCGGGTTCTTGATTTGGCCCATACGCATGTCATGGGCATTCTCAATGTCACTCCCGATTCCTTTTCTGATGGTGGCCGATACAGCCAGCTCGACGCGGCGCTACGCCATGCCGAAGCCATGGTTGTGGCTGGCGCAACGCTGATTGATGTGGGGGGGGAGTCCACTCGTCCTGGCGCGCGAGCGGTTTCTCCGCTAGAAGAACTTGAGCGCGTAGCGCCGATTGTCGAACTGATCAATCGCGAACTCGATGTCATCATCTCGGTCGATACTTCCACTCCTGCCGTGATGCGCGAAACCGCGCGGCTGGGCGCGGGCTTGATCAATGATGTGCGATCGCTCCAGCGCGATGGGGCGCTGGACGCTGCGGCGGCTACAGGGCTGCCTGTGTGTCTTATGCATATGCTCGGTGAGCCGGGTGATATGCAGGACAATCCGCAATATCAGAATGTCACGCAAGAAGTGAGCGAGTTTCTCGCCGAGCGCATGGCCCGATGTGCGCTGGCGGGCATCCCGGCTGAGCGGATCATTCTCGACCCTGGCTTTGGCTTCGCTAAAACCCTGCAGCACAATCTAAGCTTGTTCAAGCATATGGAGGCCCTGCATGCGCTGGGCCGGCCGCTGTTGGTCGGTGTTTCACGCAAGAGCATGATCGGGCATGCGTTGAACCGTCCTGTGGGCGAGCGTCTGCACGGTGGTCTGGCATTGGCTGCACTGGCGTCAGTCAAGGGGGCGCGTATATTGCGTGTCCATGATGTGGCGGAAACAGTAGACGTGGTGCGGATGATCGCGGCCGTGGAATCAGCCGAATAA